The following coding sequences lie in one Arabidopsis thaliana chromosome 3, partial sequence genomic window:
- a CDS encoding hAT transposon superfamily protein (hAT transposon superfamily protein; FUNCTIONS IN: protein dimerization activity; INVOLVED IN: biological_process unknown; LOCATED IN: cellular_component unknown; EXPRESSED IN: 22 plant structures; EXPRESSED DURING: 13 growth stages; CONTAINS InterPro DOMAIN/s: HAT dimerisation (InterPro:IPR008906), Protein of unknown function DUF659 (InterPro:IPR007021); BEST Arabidopsis thaliana protein match is: hAT transposon superfamily protein (TAIR:AT3G13020.1); Has 35333 Blast hits to 34131 proteins in 2444 species: Archae - 798; Bacteria - 22429; Metazoa - 974; Fungi - 991; Plants - 531; Viruses - 0; Other Eukaryotes - 9610 (source: NCBI BLink).), whose product MVMEERSCHTANRVGDVQMGNGHKRGRSEDSSSNNVSIGVETDKQDMLSNKAQKKWVFGKCVNLSAVDAPCFKEMMTVDGGQMGLESSDCHDLNGWRLQDALEEVQDRVEKIKESWAITGCSILLDAWVDQKGRDLVTFVADCPAGLVYLISFDVSDFKDDVTALLSLVNGLVEEVGVRNVTQIIACSTSGWVGELGELFAGHDREVFWSVSVSHCFELMLVKISKIRSFGDIFDKVNNIWLFINNNPSVLNIFRDQCHGIDITVSSSEFEFVTPYLILESIFKAKKNLTAMFASSNWNNEQCIAISNLVSDSSFWETVESVLKCTSPLIHGLLLFSTANNQHLGYVYDTMDSIKESIAREFNHKPQFYKPLWDVIDDVWNKHLHNPLHAAGYFLNPTAFYSTNFHLDIEVVTGLISSLIHMVEDCHVQFKISTQIDMYRLGKDCFNEASQADQITGISPAEWWAHKASQYPELQSLAIKILSQTCEGASKYKLKRSLAEKLLLSEGMSNRERQHLDELVFVQYNLHLQSYKAKLSEEIDVYKD is encoded by the exons ATGGTGATGGAAGAAAGATCTTGTCATACTGCTAACAGAGTTGGGGATGTCCAAATGGGTAATGGTCATAAGCGTGGAAGAAGCGAAGATTCATCCAGCAACAATGTTAGTATAGGTGTGGAGACTGATAAACAGGATATGTTGTCAAACAAAGCCCAAAAGAAGTGGGTCTTTGGAAAATGTGTCAATCTTTCAGCTGTGGATGCCCCATGTTTCAAAGAAATGATGACTGTAGATGGTGGTCAGATGGGGCTTGAGAGCTCTGATTGTCATGATTTAAACGGATGGAGGCTTCAAGATGCATTAGAGGAAGTACAAGATCGTGTGGAGAAGATTAAAGAATCGTGGGCGATCACAGGATGCAGCATCTTGTTGGATGCTTGGGTTGACCAGAAAGGCCGTGATCTTGTTACTTTTGTTGCAGATTGTCCAGCGGGTTTAGTGTATCTGATATCATTTGATGTTTCAGATTTTAAAGACGATGTCACTGCCTTACTATCGCTAGTAAATGGGCTTGTTGAGGAAGTTGGAGTGCGTAATGTGACTCAAATTATTGCATGTTCAACCTCTGGTTGGGTTGGTGAATTGGGTGAGCTATTTGCGGGTCATGACAGGGAAGTTTTCTGGTCTGTGAGTGTATCCCATTGTTTCGAGCTTATGCTGGTGAAGATTAGCAAAATACGTTCATTTGGAGACATATTTGACAAAGTCAATAACATCTGGTtgttcatcaacaacaatccCTCAGTTCTGAACATTTTCAGAGATCAGTGTCATGGAATAGACATAACAGTCTCCTCCTCTGAGTTTGAGTTTGTGACGCCATATCTAATTCTAGAGAGTATTTTCAAGGCGAAGAAAAACTTGACAGCCATGTTTGCCTCATCTAATTGGAATAACGAACAGTGCATAGCAATATCAAATTTGGTGAGTGACTCCTCTTTTTGGGAAACAGTTGAAAGTGTTCTGAAATGTACATCTCCTCTGATTCACGGTCTGCTCTTGTTTTCAACTGCCAACAATCAGCATCTTGGATATGTTTATGACACTATGGACAGCATAAAGGAGAGTATCGCGAGAGAATTCAATCACAAGCCACAATTTTACAAGCCGTTATGGGATGTGATAGATGATGTTTGGAACAAGCATCTTCACAATCCTCTTCATGCTGCTGGTTACTTTCTGAACCCGACTGCTTTCTACTCAACAAATTTCCATCTTGATATAGAAGTTGTCACTGGTCTTATCTCCTCTCTGATTCATATGGTAGAAGATTGTCACgttcaattcaaaatttccaCACAGATTGATATGTACAGACTCGGTAAAGATTGCTTTAACGAGGCGAGTCAAGCTGATCAGATCACTGGAATCTCTCCAG CTGAATGGTGGGCTCATAAGGCGAGCCAGTACCCAGAACTGCAGAGCTTGGCCATTAAAATTCTGAGCCAGACATGTGAAGGTGCTTCAAAGTACAAGCTGAAGAGAAGCTTAGCAGAGAAGTTGTTGCTCAGTGAAGGAATGAGCAATCGTGAAAGACAGCATCTGGATGAGTTGGTATTCGTTCAATACAATCTTCATCTACAAAGCTACAAAGCCAAATTAAGTGAAGAGATTGATGTTTATAAGGACTGA
- a CDS encoding hAT transposon superfamily protein, producing MVMEERSCHTANRVGDVQMGNGHKRGRSEDSSSNNVSIGVETDKQDMLSNKAQKKWVFGKCVNLSAVDAPCFKEMMTVDGGQMGLESSDCHDLNGWRLQDALEEVQDRVEKIKESWAITGCSILLDAWVDQKGRDLVTFVADCPAGLVYLISFDVSDFKDDVTALLSLVNGLVEEVGVRNVTQIIACSTSGWVGELGELFAGHDREVFWSVSVSHCFELMLVKISKIRSFGDIFDKVNNIWLFINNNPSVLNIFRDQCHGIDITVSSSEFEFVTPYLILESIFKAKKNLTAMFASSNWNNEQCIAISNLHLGYVYDTMDSIKESIAREFNHKPQFYKPLWDVIDDVWNKHLHNPLHAAGYFLNPTAFYSTNFHLDIEVVTGLISSLIHMVEDCHVQFKISTQIDMYRLGKDCFNEASQADQITGISPAEWWAHKASQYPELQSLAIKILSQTCEGASKYKLKRSLAEKLLLSEGMSNRERQHLDELVFVQYNLHLQSYKAKLSEEIDVYKD from the exons ATGGTGATGGAAGAAAGATCTTGTCATACTGCTAACAGAGTTGGGGATGTCCAAATGGGTAATGGTCATAAGCGTGGAAGAAGCGAAGATTCATCCAGCAACAATGTTAGTATAGGTGTGGAGACTGATAAACAGGATATGTTGTCAAACAAAGCCCAAAAGAAGTGGGTCTTTGGAAAATGTGTCAATCTTTCAGCTGTGGATGCCCCATGTTTCAAAGAAATGATGACTGTAGATGGTGGTCAGATGGGGCTTGAGAGCTCTGATTGTCATGATTTAAACGGATGGAGGCTTCAAGATGCATTAGAGGAAGTACAAGATCGTGTGGAGAAGATTAAAGAATCGTGGGCGATCACAGGATGCAGCATCTTGTTGGATGCTTGGGTTGACCAGAAAGGCCGTGATCTTGTTACTTTTGTTGCAGATTGTCCAGCGGGTTTAGTGTATCTGATATCATTTGATGTTTCAGATTTTAAAGACGATGTCACTGCCTTACTATCGCTAGTAAATGGGCTTGTTGAGGAAGTTGGAGTGCGTAATGTGACTCAAATTATTGCATGTTCAACCTCTGGTTGGGTTGGTGAATTGGGTGAGCTATTTGCGGGTCATGACAGGGAAGTTTTCTGGTCTGTGAGTGTATCCCATTGTTTCGAGCTTATGCTGGTGAAGATTAGCAAAATACGTTCATTTGGAGACATATTTGACAAAGTCAATAACATCTGGTtgttcatcaacaacaatccCTCAGTTCTGAACATTTTCAGAGATCAGTGTCATGGAATAGACATAACAGTCTCCTCCTCTGAGTTTGAGTTTGTGACGCCATATCTAATTCTAGAGAGTATTTTCAAGGCGAAGAAAAACTTGACAGCCATGTTTGCCTCATCTAATTGGAATAACGAACAGTGCATAGCAATATCAAATTTG CATCTTGGATATGTTTATGACACTATGGACAGCATAAAGGAGAGTATCGCGAGAGAATTCAATCACAAGCCACAATTTTACAAGCCGTTATGGGATGTGATAGATGATGTTTGGAACAAGCATCTTCACAATCCTCTTCATGCTGCTGGTTACTTTCTGAACCCGACTGCTTTCTACTCAACAAATTTCCATCTTGATATAGAAGTTGTCACTGGTCTTATCTCCTCTCTGATTCATATGGTAGAAGATTGTCACgttcaattcaaaatttccaCACAGATTGATATGTACAGACTCGGTAAAGATTGCTTTAACGAGGCGAGTCAAGCTGATCAGATCACTGGAATCTCTCCAG CTGAATGGTGGGCTCATAAGGCGAGCCAGTACCCAGAACTGCAGAGCTTGGCCATTAAAATTCTGAGCCAGACATGTGAAGGTGCTTCAAAGTACAAGCTGAAGAGAAGCTTAGCAGAGAAGTTGTTGCTCAGTGAAGGAATGAGCAATCGTGAAAGACAGCATCTGGATGAGTTGGTATTCGTTCAATACAATCTTCATCTACAAAGCTACAAAGCCAAATTAAGTGAAGAGATTGATGTTTATAAGGACTGA
- a CDS encoding myb-like HTH transcriptional regulator family protein (myb-like HTH transcriptional regulator family protein; CONTAINS InterPro DOMAIN/s: Homeodomain-like (InterPro:IPR009057), Myb, DNA-binding (InterPro:IPR014778), HTH transcriptional regulator, Myb-type, DNA-binding (InterPro:IPR017930), Myb-like DNA-binding domain, SHAQKYF class (InterPro:IPR006447), Homeodomain-related (InterPro:IPR012287); BEST Arabidopsis thaliana protein match is: phosphate starvation response 1 (TAIR:AT4G28610.1); Has 2193 Blast hits to 2140 proteins in 145 species: Archae - 2; Bacteria - 18; Metazoa - 253; Fungi - 37; Plants - 1676; Viruses - 0; Other Eukaryotes - 207 (source: NCBI BLink).), with protein sequence MYIKAIMNRHRLLSAATDECNKKLGQACSSSLSPVHNFLNVQPEHRKTPFIRSQSPDSPGQLWPKNSSQSTFSRSSTFCTNLYLSSSSTSETQKHLGNSLPFLPDPSSYTHSASGVESARSPSIFTEDLGNQCDGGNSGSLLKDFLNLSGDACSDGDFHDFGCSNDSYCLSDQMELQFLSDELELAITDRAETPRLDEIYETPLASNPVTRLSPSQSCVPGAMSVDVVSSHPSPGSAANQKSRMRWTPELHESFVKAVIKLEGPEKATPKAVKKLMNVEGLTIYHVKSHLQKYRLAKYMPEKKEEKRTDNSEEKKLALSKSEADEKKKGAIQLTEALRMQMEVQKQLHEQLEVQRVLQLRIEEHAKYLEKMLEEQRKTGRWISSSSQTVLSPSDDSIPDSQNMSKTKASSPQPPLPAENKASETEDDKCESPQKRRRLENIAESEDPKR encoded by the exons AGCCAGAACACCGGAAAACTCCTTTCATAAGGTCACAATCTCCAGATTCACCTGGTCAGCTATGGCCAAAGAATAGTTCTCAGAGCACCTTCTCTCGGTCTTCCACCTTTTGCACAAACCTCTACttgtcatcatcttcaacctcTGAGACTCAGAAACATCTAGGAAACAGTCTTCCTTTCCTCCCTGATCCCTCCTCTTACACCCACTCAGCTTCTGGTGTGGAGTCTGCAAGATCTCCATCTATTTTCACTGAGGATTTGGGCAATCAATGTGATGGAGGCAACTCCGGGTCGCTTCTCAAAGACTTCCTTAATCTTTCTGGAGATGCTTGTTCCGATGGCgattttcatgattttggCTGTTCGAATGACAGCTATTGCTTATCAGATCAAATGGAATTACAGTTCCTGTCTGATGAACTTGAGCTGGCTATCACAGACCGCGCTGAAACTCCCAGGCTTGAT GAGATCTATGAAACGCCATTGGCGTCAAATCCAGTGACGAGATTGAGTCCAAGCCAAAGCTGTGTTCCTGGAGCAATGTCTGTAGACGTAGTTTCATCTCACCCTTCTCCGGGATCAGCAGCCAATCAAAAGTCGAGAATGAGATGGACTCCTGAGCTCCACGAGTCTTTTGTAAAGGCGGTGATCAAACTTGAAGGGCCTGAAA AGGCCACTCCAAAGGCTGTTAAGAAGCTCATGAATGTTGAGGGCTTGACGATCTATCATGTAAAAAGCCACTTGCAG AAGTATAGACTAGCCAAGTATATGccagagaaaaaagaag AGAAAAGGACTGATAACtcagaagaaaagaaactggCTTTGAGTAAGAGTGAAGCtgacgagaagaagaaagg GGCCATACAATTAACTGAAGCACTGCGTATGCAGATGGAAGTTCAGAAGCAATTGCATGAACAGCTGGAG GTGCAACGGGTGCTTCAGCTACGAATTGAAGAGCATGCTAAATACTTGGAAAAGATGTTGGAAGAACAACGCAAAACAGGAAGGtggatttcttcttcttcgcagACAGTGTTATCACCTAGTGATGACTCTATACCAGATTCTCAAAACATGTCCAAAACCAAAGCATCTTCGCCTCAGCCGCCATTACCTGCAGAGAACAAAGCGTCGGAAACCGAAGACGATAAATGTGAAAGCCCTCAGAAACGTCGCAGGCTTGAGAACATAGCTGAATCTGAAGATCCTAAGAGGTAG